In one Rhodococcus sp. B50 genomic region, the following are encoded:
- a CDS encoding phosphoribosylaminoimidazolesuccinocarboxamide synthase — translation MRPSLESYQHLAGGKVRDLYVIDDEHLLLVASDRISAYDHVLETPIPDKGRVLTAMSVFFFKLLDATNNHLAGEPDDERIPEEVLGRALVVKRLEMVPVECVARGFLTGSGLLDYQGTGSVCGVALPEGLVEASRLPEPIFTPASKAALGDHDENISFDDVVEKVGLNLAMKLRQDTLDIYDRAAMYASDRGILLADTKFEFGLDKAGNLVLADEVLTPDSSRYWDANEYEEGKVQASFDKQIVRNWLTGPESGWDRASDTPPPPLPQHVVDKTRARYIEAYERISGLSFDDWIG, via the coding sequence GTGCGTCCTTCACTCGAGTCCTACCAACACCTCGCCGGCGGCAAGGTGCGCGATCTGTACGTGATCGACGACGAGCACCTGCTCCTCGTCGCCAGTGACCGGATCTCGGCCTACGATCACGTGCTCGAGACCCCGATCCCCGACAAGGGGCGGGTCCTCACTGCGATGAGCGTGTTCTTCTTCAAGCTGCTCGACGCCACCAACAACCACCTCGCGGGAGAACCCGACGACGAGCGTATCCCCGAGGAGGTCCTCGGCCGCGCACTCGTGGTCAAGCGCCTCGAGATGGTGCCCGTCGAGTGCGTCGCCCGCGGCTTCCTCACCGGCTCCGGCCTGCTCGACTACCAGGGCACCGGCTCCGTCTGCGGCGTCGCCCTGCCCGAGGGTCTCGTCGAGGCCAGCAGGCTGCCCGAGCCGATCTTCACCCCGGCCAGCAAGGCCGCGCTCGGCGACCACGACGAGAACATCTCCTTCGACGACGTCGTCGAGAAGGTCGGGCTGAACCTGGCGATGAAGCTGCGCCAGGACACGCTCGACATCTACGACCGTGCCGCCATGTACGCGTCCGACCGCGGCATCCTGCTCGCCGACACCAAGTTCGAGTTCGGTCTCGACAAGGCCGGCAATCTGGTGCTCGCCGACGAGGTCCTCACCCCGGATTCGTCCCGCTACTGGGACGCGAACGAGTACGAGGAGGGCAAGGTGCAGGCCAGCTTCGACAAACAGATCGTCCGGAACTGGCTCACCGGTCCCGAATCGGGCTGGGACCGCGCCTCCGACACCCCGCCCCCGCCATTGCCGCAGCACGTCGTCGACAAGACGCGAGCTCGCTACATCGAGGCGTACGAACGCATTTCGGGACTGTCCTTCGACGATTGGATCGGCTGA
- a CDS encoding MDR family MFS transporter, producing the protein MAASSRVDVGFRSERGPILVALMLATALVALESTILATAIPTIVADLGGFTQFPWLFSAYLLTQAVLVPVYGKLSDVFGRTPILLFGIGVFAVGSVLCALSWSMPALIAFRAVQGLGAGAVLPMAQTIAGDIYTVAERAKAQGYLASVWGMSAVVGPAVGGVFADFLSWRWIFWINVPLCALAAWVLVRNFREDTPSGPRPRVDWAGAATLAAGAALLILGLLEGGQSWAWTSATGIGIFAAGAALIAVFVWIESRAAEPILPIRVFTRRVLVTTSAVSCLVGAVVLGLTSYVPSFVQGSLGTTALVAGFTLATMTIGWPIAAAQSGRLYLRIGFRNTGLVGAVPLLCGAVLLTQVGVDSSPWQVAVCCVLVGLGMGLIASPALIAAQSSVDWSERGVVTGANAFARAIGSAVGVAVFGALANAALGSAAADGTTIGAPDAAQLAASVAPVFVAVLVCAGLLVSCVCLIPNRPAAAG; encoded by the coding sequence ATGGCCGCATCGTCGCGAGTGGATGTCGGGTTCAGGTCCGAGCGGGGCCCGATCCTCGTCGCCTTGATGCTCGCCACCGCCCTGGTGGCGCTCGAGAGCACGATCCTGGCCACCGCGATCCCCACGATCGTCGCGGACCTCGGTGGCTTCACCCAGTTCCCGTGGTTGTTCTCCGCCTATCTGCTTACGCAGGCGGTGCTCGTCCCGGTGTACGGCAAGCTTTCCGACGTCTTCGGCCGCACCCCCATCCTGTTGTTCGGGATCGGGGTGTTCGCGGTGGGATCGGTGCTGTGTGCGCTGTCGTGGAGCATGCCGGCGCTGATCGCGTTCCGCGCGGTGCAGGGTCTGGGCGCCGGTGCCGTGCTGCCGATGGCGCAGACCATCGCCGGGGACATCTACACCGTCGCCGAGCGCGCCAAGGCGCAGGGCTATCTCGCCAGTGTGTGGGGCATGTCGGCGGTGGTAGGCCCGGCTGTGGGCGGTGTCTTCGCCGACTTCCTGTCGTGGCGGTGGATCTTCTGGATCAACGTGCCGTTGTGTGCCCTCGCGGCGTGGGTGCTCGTCCGTAACTTCCGCGAGGACACGCCGTCGGGACCGCGACCGCGCGTGGACTGGGCCGGCGCGGCGACACTCGCGGCGGGCGCCGCCCTGTTGATCCTCGGTCTGCTCGAGGGCGGGCAGTCGTGGGCGTGGACGTCGGCAACCGGTATCGGCATCTTCGCCGCCGGTGCAGCCCTGATCGCGGTGTTCGTGTGGATCGAGTCCCGCGCCGCCGAGCCGATCCTGCCGATCCGGGTGTTCACGCGACGTGTGCTCGTCACCACCAGCGCGGTCTCGTGCCTGGTGGGTGCGGTCGTATTGGGCCTGACCTCGTACGTGCCGTCGTTCGTGCAGGGTTCGCTGGGCACCACGGCGCTCGTTGCCGGATTCACGCTGGCGACGATGACGATCGGCTGGCCGATCGCGGCGGCGCAGTCGGGCCGGCTCTATCTGCGGATCGGTTTCCGCAACACCGGTCTGGTGGGTGCGGTGCCGCTGCTGTGCGGCGCGGTGCTGTTGACGCAGGTCGGGGTGGATTCGTCCCCCTGGCAGGTCGCGGTCTGCTGCGTGCTCGTGGGACTGGGGATGGGGTTGATCGCCAGTCCCGCGCTGATCGCGGCGCAGTCGAGCGTCGACTGGTCCGAGCGAGGCGTCGTCACGGGCGCGAACGCCTTCGCGCGTGCGATCGGCAGTGCGGTAGGGGTCGCGGTGTTCGGTGCGCTCGCCAACGCAGCCCTGGGTAGCGCAGCGGCGGACGGGACCACCATCGGGGCTCCCGATGCGGCGCAGTTGGCGGCGTCCGTAGCGCCGGTGTTCGTCGCCGTTCTGGTGTGCGCGGGGTTGCTCGTGTCGTGCGTGTGCCTGATCCCGAACCGTCCGGCAGCGGCCGGGTAG
- the entS gene encoding enterobactin transporter EntS encodes MAVFEKLFIDIDPLRTSREFRYLFTARVVSLFGLGFLIVAVPVQVYQLTGSTAQVAAVSAVIGITTFAATFAGGVLADRYDRRNVIAIARGTAGVAFALLAVNAILPVPQMWAIYVLAVVDGIAGGISSTALMAVTPSLIPRDKLAAAGALMALTADLGSMIGPALGGVVIAAGGVGVAYALAAFTTAITTFCITRLPSLPPTHVAEESPLKSVVSGFRYAAHNRVVGQVLIVGFLAMLLSGWAVLIPEFADEVLGVGPSVVGLLYTAPAVGAVVGSLTSGWTGSIRRYGLVVYLLMAVSAAGLVGAGATGILAVVLLGLAAHGFGDSLADVVRYATVQRNTSDEYRGRIAAVWGAQVTAGTSVGAVAAGVVASLVPISMALIVYGVAGVVIIALMFVATPTLRRFRDAGDLEAVA; translated from the coding sequence GTGGCCGTCTTCGAGAAGCTCTTCATCGACATCGACCCGCTGCGCACCAGCCGCGAGTTCCGGTACCTGTTCACCGCACGCGTCGTCTCGCTGTTCGGTCTCGGTTTCCTCATCGTGGCAGTGCCTGTGCAGGTGTACCAGCTCACCGGCTCGACGGCGCAGGTCGCCGCGGTCTCCGCGGTGATCGGTATCACCACCTTCGCGGCCACCTTCGCCGGCGGGGTGCTCGCCGACCGGTACGACCGGCGGAACGTCATCGCGATCGCACGCGGCACCGCGGGTGTCGCCTTCGCGCTGCTGGCGGTCAATGCGATCCTTCCGGTACCGCAGATGTGGGCGATCTACGTGCTCGCGGTCGTCGACGGCATCGCGGGCGGGATCTCGTCGACCGCGCTCATGGCGGTCACCCCCAGCCTGATCCCGCGCGACAAGCTCGCCGCGGCCGGTGCGCTCATGGCGCTCACGGCCGACCTCGGATCCATGATCGGACCGGCGCTCGGCGGTGTCGTCATCGCCGCCGGTGGCGTGGGCGTGGCGTACGCGCTGGCCGCGTTCACCACGGCGATCACCACCTTCTGTATCACCCGGCTGCCGTCGCTGCCCCCGACGCACGTCGCGGAGGAATCACCGCTGAAGTCGGTGGTGTCGGGCTTCCGGTACGCCGCACACAACCGGGTGGTCGGGCAGGTGCTGATCGTCGGATTCCTGGCGATGCTGCTGTCCGGCTGGGCCGTGCTCATCCCGGAATTCGCCGACGAAGTGCTCGGCGTCGGACCGTCGGTGGTGGGCCTGCTCTACACGGCGCCTGCCGTCGGGGCCGTCGTGGGGTCGCTGACCAGCGGCTGGACCGGGTCGATCCGCCGGTACGGGCTGGTGGTCTACCTGCTCATGGCGGTCTCCGCCGCGGGTCTGGTGGGTGCCGGCGCGACCGGCATCCTCGCCGTGGTGCTGCTCGGTCTCGCCGCACACGGATTCGGCGACTCGCTCGCGGACGTCGTGCGGTACGCCACCGTCCAGCGCAACACCTCCGACGAGTACCGCGGACGGATCGCGGCGGTGTGGGGTGCACAGGTGACGGCCGGTACCTCCGTGGGAGCCGTCGCGGCCGGCGTCGTGGCCTCTCTGGTGCCGATCTCCATGGCCCTGATCGTCTACGGCGTCGCCGGTGTGGTCATCATCGCGCTGATGTTCGTCGCGACCCCGACGCTCCGGCGTTTCCGGGACGCGGGCGATCTCGAGGCTGTCGCCTGA
- a CDS encoding phosphopantetheine-binding protein, which translates to MLDRTTVLADTARILDIDVDELDPSASLVDQGLDSVRLMALVEQWRSAGVEVDFVDLASAPDLEQWIALLSRG; encoded by the coding sequence GTGCTCGACCGCACTACCGTCCTCGCCGACACCGCCCGGATCCTGGACATCGACGTCGACGAACTCGATCCGTCGGCGAGCCTCGTCGACCAGGGACTCGACTCGGTCAGGTTGATGGCCCTCGTGGAGCAGTGGCGCAGCGCCGGAGTCGAGGTCGATTTCGTGGACCTCGCCTCGGCCCCCGACCTGGAGCAGTGGATCGCGCTGCTCAGCCGCGGATGA